Part of the Chanos chanos chromosome 5, fChaCha1.1, whole genome shotgun sequence genome, ACGAATCAGACTATAATTTGACACTTGTTCGTCGCTCTTCTAAGACTGACTGGAACCATGAAGAAACACCCGAGCCCTGCCAAGGTACCGGTTGAAGTCACTGTGCCAGACAGCGAGGCTACTGTGCAACAACTCAACGAGCTATTGTCAAACGGCAGCGGGTTCTACAGTTTACCAGCACAACATTTCAACGAGGTGTATCCGAGAATTTACATCGGGAACGCgtaagttattttatttaagcGACTCCCAGTCGTATAATCCCCCGCCCCGCTTTAAAATACTCTAATATTTGTTAACAGATGGCACTGACAGGTATCAGCTGACAAATGCATAGTCTCATTCGAACACGACACTTATCCTAAACAGGGTGGTTGACTGTGCTGGGATGGATAAAACCTCATTCAAAAGATGGTGTGAACGTCACCCACGTCGCTATCAAAGACGGCTGGTTTAAGAGATACACTATAAAGTTAAATTAATCACCCAAATTTGATTGCAGTTCATATTTTTCCACGGCAGCTATCTCGCGTTCCAAATCAGAATTTGGTTTTATACACAAAGAACTATGATTAAATGTTAATTTCGTCACCTCTCCAGTTACGAACAGCATTAATCATGAGATTAGTGTAACGCGCGACGAAATCTTCATAGAACATTTTAAGAAATCAGGAGAATTTCAGACAGATAGTTTTTGCACATCAGAGCGACTGTATCAGGCTGACTGAAACAACGGGCTGGCAACCATTGTTTGTTATCGGTGCCATCTCTGTGTTATCTCACTGAGATCATCCGTTGCTTTTCTCAGTCAGAACATCTATTATCACGTGTTGTTTATTCTCAAACAGTTTTCTGTAGAAATCACAGACGTGTTAAACATACTACCGAGAGCATGAGAGCCGCCGACAAGTTGCAATCCAAATGTTGTTGTCGGGAAACGACGTCTGGGGTATGGGCTGCCCTTGCGTAGGCTATTGATTACGATATCTTTAGCCAACCAAAGCCAAAGCCTGAGATACGGAGATGCAAACGGTTCTAAATTAAGCTTGATTGATTATTGCATCAGGTTTCACAAAAAGATGGATTCAGAACAGGGATTCCTACAGTGAGAAGAAAAGCTATGTTCAGGCTATGGGAGAAATTGAGAATAGATGTTCTCCTAGAGATAGCATTAACATTATATTTGCCAGTTGTGACGACATTTTTGACAGCTAGTTTAATATACCACAAAGAAATGCTATTTGGATTGTCATTTTATACtatttaatttgcatttttttcccttttaattaATCCCTCCCCAACACAGCTACAGTGTAGCCTACAGTCTATACACAGAAATGAACATCTGTCTAATAGTTTTCACTGTTAGATGGTGCCATCCAACGACAGAAGATTAGTCAAGAGGAGTGACCACAGTGCACATTATCTTtgtacaacaacaaaatcaattaCAGTATAGAGCCAAGTCTCATACCGCTATACGGCCAAGTCTCATACCGCTATACGGCCAAGTTTCATACAGCTATACAGCCAAGTTTCATACTGCTATACGGCCAAGTCTCATACCGCTATACGGCCAAGTTTCATACCGCTATACGGCCAAGTTTCATACCGCTATACGGCCAAGTCTCATACCGCTATATGGCCAAGTTTCATACCGCTATACGGCCAAGTCTCATACCGCTATACGGCCAAGTTTCATACCGCTATACGGCCAAGTCTCATACCGCTATACGGCCAAGTTTCATACTGATATACGGCCAAGTCTGCTCATACACAAGAAGCTGTTTGATACCCTGTTAAGAATTTAAGTTTGGCCCATTGTAGATATTGATATAAtagtgataacacacacacacacacacacacacacacacacacatacacacatatacagtatatgtgtgtgtatgtgtgtgtgggatacatatacatatacacatatgcctacacacacacacacacacacacacacacatatatatatatgaagagagagagagagagagagagagagagagacataatcATGTGATCACGTATTACATATTATACTATTATTATGGTACATTCTGATAATGCTCAGAGCAACGTGTGGAATATAAGAGAAAAATTAATGTGTAATTACACAGATAATTAGTGTTAATTTACAGTTATGTGGTGTTAGTTCTGACGCCTTTGTTCCATTGTACTCCTcctgaacattttttattttcagtaacagACCTGATAATTAGAAAATTTGATGAGTTCTTGTGTGTATGAGCACATGGCACATGTACATGTTTAACAACACAGAATCTGAAAGTTCAGCAGCAGTCGTTACTGTGTTGGCTGTGTAGAGTTCGCTGAGCCGTTTTGGAATTACTAAATTATGAGGGAATAATGGTTCAGTTTTTGAATTGTGTCACTTTTCAAGGGGCTTACTGTTATATAACAGTAAATGCACTTTAGGTCTCTGGAGCTATTGCTCTCTCCTAAATCATAGTGTGTAGGAGCTGCACTTTGCTGGAGCAGGATGGGCAGCTCTCTGTTCATGGcagtgttttcttctctgtgggAATACTATTAATAATGTATGTGTAGGGACTGCAGAGAGCGGGACAGGAAAAGCAAGACAGGGCAGGTGAGCCAGGAGCgaagtattcacacacacacacacacacacacacacacacacacacgcacgcacgcacacagatacacacactctaaccacccccacacacacatacacgcatacatggACAaccatttatatatacacacgtacacacacacacacacacatgcacccaaaCGTGCAGgtctgtacacaaacacacacacacacatacaggcaggggttgtgtgtgagagaaatatgACTACCATCAGCTCTGTATTGACACACTCTCACTGGGTGGAGGATATAGCTTGAGTTATGGATCATGGGGAATGAGTCTACACGCAGGCTACGCATCTCTTCATCACTGTTTTAGGAACCATGGCTGAAGGCAGACACTTGGACAGATGGGGTTCCAGATCTGTCAGCCCTAAAGCAGAGGGGTAACAGACTtgatacctctctctctcgggtcGTCTGAGCTTTGGAGCCCAAAGAGACATGAGTGACGTCAAACGTGACATTTTTAAAGGCAAGGTCTTAACAGTTGACCGgtaaacacagtgaaagaacTGTGTACTGAAAGATTAGTCTGTTTAATCTTTTACTTTATTTAACCTTAAATTATCCACAGCTGGTTAAGAAAACATTTGCCTTCCCAATGGTTATCCGACAAGATGTGATATTCAGTTTGGTGGTAAAACCAAAGAAAttagaaggagggaaagagaaagagtaggaCTGTCACAtcacaataaacaaaatgatttattaaacGCGACATCAGTTAGAATTATGGtgtcagaagagaaaaagagtaagTAGAGTTTCAGTGTTGATTATGAAGttacagaaaggagagaggtcTCTGATTGTATAACGTTATTCAGTAATGCAGGAACATGTGTCAGTGAAAATGCCCACGTTGAagtctgaaaacagaaacagacgtAGAAAGCTTCAGGGCTTTTATAGCTTGTGACAGTTGTTGGCTACAGAAAACTGAAGTGAgaagtgatttatttatgtacGTTTTTCTGGAGACTCTTAAAGCGAATGTCACTGGTAGAAGGTTAGTCCTAGTGtggttataataataataataattattattattattacatctCAGTGAACAGGTATGATCAAGTGCCAGCTGACACTGTCATCTCTGAATTTCCAGTGTAAcgactgtttctctccatcaaTGTATCTACATtctgaaagaagagagaaagatctatctatctatctatctatctatctatctatctatctatctatctatctatctatctatctatctatctatctatctgtctgtctgtctgtctgtctgtctatccgtctgtctgtctgtctgtctgtctatctatctgtctgtctgtctgtccgtctgtctgtctgtctgtctgtctatctatctatctgataAAGCAGAGAATGAGGAAAAGGAACATGGAAGGAAAAAATAgaaggtgtgtgcgtgcgtgtgcgtgtgcgtgtgtgtgtgtgtgtgtgagagagagggggagagagagagagagagggtggggggggaaGCAAATGAAGATTGAAGAGTGTGCGCAAAGACAGAGCTCTCCCTTGTGTTCTATCTCCTAtactcttttttcttcttcttctttctctttctctctctctctctgtggagttgAGGACCTATTTCAGGCACTGTGCTGGATGCCTATGGCTCTTTGTATGCCTCTGGGCTGCAGCCAAGATCTCCttggtgtgtctgtgctggaTTAGACCACTGCTGTCCCAGGGGGTCAGCTAACATAGACCGACATCTCTACTGTCTAAAAGCGACTCCACACAATTTATTCCCATCAAGCTCTAGCCAGGCATGGCAGAGAAAGACCAAacggacagagaaagagtgggagggTAGTGCGGTGGATAACTTCAGCTTGACTTCGTCTGATGGATGGGTGTACACCCATATCTGAAAGGGCTTGACTAGAGATTGACAAGAGATTGACTTAACACCCTGGATTGGATACAAAATCCAAATTTGTGTGCAACATGAGGGAGAAAACACTGTAAATTATGGTGCTACATTGTAAGGTCCCCTTAATGAAGAGAAGCTGTTGAGGAAATAGTATTCATTTCTCAAACTGTTTAGATTACGTTACGGCCAAGATTATAATCATTAAATGGACAGTTGTGAGAATAATTATTGTTCCTTTGGTGCAAGTGTGAAGTATTTGTTTTCCCtcatgaatttgtttttctgtgggcTTGAGTATGGACCAAAACTGAAGGCTTGCCTAAGCatttccaggaaaaaaaaaaaactttaaagacattttttcttcaaacctTTTGGCTTGGAAACGACCCGTTCCCTAATGGTCTGGAGACTGCTTGTTTGAGGTTAATTTcattagctgttttttttttttaatataaatttcCCAGGAGTCATCAGTGCTCAGGTGAGACTCACATGTCATTTTCTCCATCGTTCCCCAGGTTTGTGGCCCAGAACGTGATGCGTTTGCAGCGACTCGGGGTCACACACGTACTCAACGTCGCCGAGGGCAACTCCTTCATGCACGTGAACACCAACGCAGACTTTTACGCAGGAACCGGCATCACTTACCACGGCATAAACGCCAACGACACGGAGCAGTTCAACATCAGTGCCTTCTTTGAGGAGGGTGCAGACTTCATCGACAAGGCCCTTGCATACAAAGACGGGAAAGGTACGCCAAAGACCTTTCTTTTCCGTCCTGGTTTTGATGAAGTGAAGCTTCTAGAGTCACATCAGACCATCTGCAGTATTATAATAAAACTTACACCTTTGGGTCCACCAGATGTTTAGACTTTTAG contains:
- the dusp3a gene encoding dual specificity protein phosphatase 3; its protein translation is MKKHPSPAKVPVEVTVPDSEATVQQLNELLSNGSGFYSLPAQHFNEVYPRIYIGNAFVAQNVMRLQRLGVTHVLNVAEGNSFMHVNTNADFYAGTGITYHGINANDTEQFNISAFFEEGADFIDKALAYKDGKGKVYVHCREGYSRSPTMVIAYLMLRHKMDVRVAVATVRHKREIGPNDGFLRQLCQLNENLVKEGKLRTK